CacacaattacaataatttagttattttttattttactaccaaaatattcattagaaataatttttatggcaAAACAACGTTTAccggatcagctagtaatattatatatattgaagaCAATggcgtatatagaaataatttttgaggTGAGCTATAGTAGATGGAAACTAGCAAGTGATCTATTACTTAGAGGCTATTGTCTAGTACTCTAGTGTCTGCtataaatatattcgtatttgttatttttcaacaagctatgaaatattataactcataatagtacctacctaataaaatatattgttgttctatataaaaagactgtaatttcgggggggggaggggggacaCACTAGGCCCaccccctatatacgccactgattgaAGATCTTATAATATTCGCGATGTAAAAAGAAGTCATACATTAAGTCaacaatttacaatgatgtcTATTCGTGAACATAAATGTTCCAAGTTATACATGAGAACGAAAGTATACACTTTAAACATCTGGTTTTAAAGGAAAAACTGGGAATTAATGATAAATCCTCAGCATGTATTATGTTAAAGTAGGTAACTATATCAAGGATGAAGGTTTAGAAGACATTTTTCCTAACTTGGAAATAATACTGAGAATGTATATGACATATATTGTGTAGCTGACTTAAATTGTATTGGTGATTGGTGAACTTtcttttttagtattaaaacgTGTTAAAAGCTATATGAGATTTACAATCAATTCATAAGCAATAGtttcatttaatattgaaaGGTTAATGCTTTCTTTATAAGCACATGATTGAAGCAAAAATTTTGCAATTTGCagaacataatacatttatgaatgATATTGCTATTGCAttattgcaaaaattaaaaaaaaattcctatacTGAGTATACTCTATTCCAAAACCGGTTTTGGCCGTAGCCGCCGTGGTGTTACTTACATTTGGAatacattatagttttaaattttgaatgctTGATAACAGTCGTTATCAGTCAGACTGTCAGAGTGTCAGACCGTTACAACTTAAGTACATTTTCCAACTCACACGACAGATTTCTATAGTGTAGTATAGAAATCTGTGCCAGACAGTATCAGTCGTAGCCTTTGaccatatttgatattattgtactatattatgatctaaggttgtagcaaaatatactataaaattactattaactatataatattaataactatacgaATATTCGATAGTGTGTATACACATATTGAGGTATACTGTATGGTATTTTGCATGACAAATTAGTTTGTCTAATTTGTCATGGTACCTATTTTGGTTGCAGGCTTATAgcgtgacaataatatattaatatgacatatcaatataatatcatgatcaCGAtcagatagtactatcttagaTTTGTGATCAATGATCATGATTCATGAGTTCAGACTTtcatatttgacatattttgtagtCACTAGTCAGTAGTCACTGTATCTTGCCTAAATGtccatatagtaggtattatcacagattaagtaaaaatgttaagtgaGTTGTATTAACCaacattaactattattaactaatatgtgataggtgttataatatttaattaatttatgaattatgagtcGTGTTCCTACATCTTGTTTACAGTAGTTAACTTGTTATCGCCAATCGGTAGTTACgggtttgtaatatatttttatgtaataggtaggcaggtacctaattaattcaCAAATATTGGTATTCTCttcataattattaggtactacctacttattatgttattatccgTAGACAACCGtctaaacttataattttatattgttatgtaacaTTTAAATCCATATTACCTGTCTACATAATTGGTTAAAAATCTGATTTAATACTGAATAAAtaccaaataagtaataattttatattatttcaactgtacctaaataaattgttCTTTGTTTATAAAGCTTatgtaagtattaatattttcattaagttgatttctttttttttgtgttttccaCTGAGACCCGCCTAACAAATGTCTCTCTATTTCTTTCTGTCGATTGCTTCTATACTCTACTGCAAACCCGGTTCCACTTTTCCCACgtcatgtttaataatatattcttcctATCGTAATTACTGTGCTCTTCCTAAAGTGTACCACTAAGTTATTCCTTTATTGTGGTAGTTACTAAATATTCTTGTGTCctttccaatttaatttttttgcaattttcttataatatctgGCCTTTTGAAAAGCTTAATCAATTCCTCATTATTCCTGTCTGATTGTTGACACAGCGGCCATTTATTCTTCTCAAAATGTTCCTTTCAAATACAACTAATCTTAATTCCTCCACTTTTCCAAGTGCTTATGTCTCTAgtgcatttaaaacaatttgacaTATCAACGTTTGCTACATCCCccaaacattttaagaaaataaaaaattatttctatggtCTATGAAAATTACTGACTTACtgcaaatacaaaacaaattcaaaacctaaaataaaacctataaaaCTTACGAGAGATCCTATTTATACCAATTACCAACTCtatgtaaacactaaacacatAATTAGCCTTCCccccaaaataaaaatcatggcTACGGCACTGctagaaattaatataagttaatgATAATCCAAATGTTTTTAAGAGTATTCGACTTAAATTTTCTACTTCCCATATACCTAACTAAAACATTGttaggtatttgtataattgtatattatagctggggataatattactattatattataatagtactatttAGAACAGGGACCTAGGGATATCTTCTAAATATTGGTTCAGTTTGATAATTAAGTTCCTACTCTCAAATCAAACAATATCCATATTTCCCAaacttatttacatatttttctatttttctattttaattgtatctgttaattaatttaatactattttataatttaactataagttttaggtacctattcattaatatagttttttttttatgtctagcTACCTATAACTGAATATGTTGACAATACCAAAAACTGTATTGGAACCAGGAAGAACTGAATTGGCTACGGAATCATTTTTAATCAAGCCAAATTTGAAAGGTGattggttaaatttttttatgttactttTACTTTACACTATGCAAGGCTTGCCTTTGGGTTTATCTTCAGCTATACCGATACTTTTACAAAGCAAGAAAGATACATCATACCAAGATcaagtaaatttattaaaatataatattcatattaattaattgtaaattatttacttcaccattaacaatttttttttttttttgcaggcTTTATTCAGTTTAGTTATATGGCCATTTAGTTTGAAACTCTTATGGGCTCCGTTATTGGATTCACTATATGTACGAAAGATTGGAAAGCGAAAATCATGGCTCATACctgttcaatatttaattggtaggtaatagacaataccgggtgattcttttatcatttaaaacttattgtttcaaaaagtgggcctaaatatttaaaaagtttaaatggtGTCTGGacaagatatttaaaaaatatgctttggaatattaaattaaaattgtatgcagtcattcaaaaaagtaaaaacttaaacaattttgaggacaaaaaatattaaaaaataaataagcatattttttaacaactatAGACAccatatagaatttttttttcaaaaacatttatactttttgaaataatgagtgttcaatgatagaAGAATAACCCaggaaatttttaaatagtatttatcatttttggaatatatattttttttactattattttttatgtttaataggtacaatattactttatttggGTAACAGCATTGATATCTTGTTACCTGAAAAAGGAAAACCAAACGTTATGGTACTGGTATATCTCTTCTTTATTACAAACTTCTTATCCGCCACTCAGGATATAGCTGTTGATGGTTGGGCTTTGACAATGCTGAAAaagtaaatgttattatttttaattttatattcaagagaatagtttttgataattataattgcatACAGGAATAACGTAGGCTATGCATCTACATGCAATACATCTGGTCAAATAATAGGCGTGATGATTGGTTCTGTATTTGCCATCCTGTTTACATCTGAAGACTTTAGCAATAAATATTTACGAATTACCTCTGGTGTAGAAGGGATTGTGTCTATGAAAAGTAAGCATTTACATACATCATTAGTGCATAGACCTTATTagtagttacaataataataaatagagatatttaaaacattaaaagtgTTGAGCGTtagtttattaatgattttataagaaataaaaataatacttatgtatGTTTCTTAcagttatttcaattttatctaCAAAGAAAGTAAGAATGCTATAATGTATAACtaacttaaatgtaaaaaagtatACCTAGGAAAGAGACCAGATATTGAACTAttgacattatttatatatttaaatacatttacaattgTATCAAATCACAAGTCAGTAAAGTCTACACTTCTAGTGGCTAGAAATAGCCACTAacttgtatgtttatttttaagtgattttaaGCATAAGTGCACATAGATATTGTTGGGAGGTtagtcatagataatataagttaCAACTATTCTGGAGAAGAGCTGTGgagttaacatttattttaaccaCTTATACTATCAAACATAAACATAACCTCTCAagaaaatcacataaaaaaattatcttaaattgtatttacaaattttcagttattaattaagataatatgtagTTACTTTAAACTCTGTCTCATAGAAGAGTAACCTCTGGCTCAGGCTTTTGCGCACAACCATGGCAATGGATGTGTCTCATGTATGTCAACTGCCaaataccattttattattccaacaaccatttaatttgtgttttgcTGAGTGATTTTTTGGCCGtgtcaaaaactaatttatcaAGGAACGTTGTTTGACCAAACCAGACAAAAATCAGTTGTTGTCTGCAAATGATGTAATATGAAACAGAGTATAGTAGGAATTAGTCTCTCATCCAcactaaaaatatgataaatattataagatgtataataatttttttatagctgGTATATTTGTTTCCAAATCAAATGTTATTACTTAACAgttaatttagtacctatataataagcttaacgctttttattattatacacaactcttttaatatatattacactttATAAAAGTTCATAaggattaattttattacaatgttttgttttagattatggatttaaaatgtataatgtataatatagtatataaggtTGATTCTAAAATGTTCgatcgtttttaatttaattccataacatttattttgtttacttatAAGCATAAGCGTGAATACAAGATAAACAAAGAAGGCAGTTGAATAACCTTGAACAACcctgtatttaaaaaacaattgaatattttaaacccTTTCACTGTTacactatatataaaaatataaatataaataaactatttatccACTGCAATCAGTGTAcgctacataaaaaaaaattaaataaatatttttattttttattttttaagatttaaattttgagatcTATATGATCTAAttgtttaagtttaaaataatgtgaaCCATGGTTTCCAAAACTTGTATGGTTACcggaaaatttgaatattataaaatacagggATTTAATAGTACATCTGGAGCAGTGAAagggttaaaatatataatataatatacattttaaacctaaaccaaaaaccttaattttttattaaaatgaatatttgtattgtatcaCTGTAGCTCAGCAAATTCCATAAATCTATTGAAAgtagttggttttttttaactaaaataatggttttgaacataaatatctgatatttaatacttgatagataatatgtctatactgtatatatttataattattgtacatttttaatttttaaatttctatagcTTTGTTATACATTTGGGGTATTCtatttatgttaataacaaCAATGATTGCTatattcaaaaaagaaaaagataatACACTAGAAGATGGCTATGTAAAACTCAATATCTCTAAgacatattcattattatggGATATTATGAAGCTTCCAAGTATACGAATATTGGCAATAGCTTTATTAACAGCAAGGGTAAATATATTCAAagcaaatttaaaactttttactcacttctatatactataaaagtgttatacatattgtttaattgtttaaacatttagattgtatatcttaaatttcttaacttaaaaaagtaatatgaaaacaaaaatgttaattgttacCATGCATTAtattccaataattattattgtatttaagaattattgaaataataatgtcataaaaacacagtaacaattttatttgattgtagaattgtattaattttaataaataaaattctataatgAAGATTGGATTTGCTGCAACAGACAGTATATCGACTTTAAAACTTATTGATGCTGGTGTATCGAAAGATGACATTATGGTTATTAACACTGCAATGTATGTcgtaaaaatgattataccGTTAATTATAGCAAAGTACACTTCAGGACCAAAACCATTAAGCTTATATCTAAAAGTGACACCTATCaggtattattaacaattattttctataggattaattaatatagtccGTATTGGAAATTCCATCTCGTAACATTAAGAAATAAAGTTGTTGCAACAcagcaaaaatattatgttttcttataaaattattatttcaatatttatttaattttcatttcttctgtaattgaattaatatcatataaataaatattccaaaaataagttataaattaaaaatatataagacgtACTtcctactaattaataatagtacttactaataaatgtttacattaatattttttcattcatagATCAGCTCATGATacataaaagtacataataagtaaaatgttaaactttattattattagattaaatcCAATCCTCTGtctgaaaatgtttaatatgttaCTCCTTACGGTACAAacatgcttataaattataactttgtatTTCAGATTACTTTGGAACATTGTATTTAtcgtattaatatactatacaccAAAAATTATAACTACTAATGGGATTGTAAATATTCCAATATATTACTATGcaatcttaatttttatattatcaatacaagaagtaagttgaatatatttagaaatttagaattataatacttaaaataaactttatccTATTTTACTAGaagaaatgattattataaagcttttataatttaatacatttatattttactaaataagttataaaaattaatttatctttttttgtaGGTCCTTTCATACATGATGTTTGTAGCTATATTAGCCTTTTTCTCTCGGATAAGTGATCCTCGTTTTGGTGGTACTTACATGACATTATTGAATACACTTTCAAATTTAGGATTTGTATGGCCATCTACTGTAGCACTTCAATTGGTTGATTTGTTAACATCAAAAGAATGCTCATTTGATTCCACGAATAATTGTTCTACATTAGATCTTCAAAATGTAAGacattctaaaattaattattgataaatttaatttattccagTCTTTACATGGTTTAAagaaatgtacaataattgtacattatacattaatacttattaaacagcttaataatatagaattaaagAATAGGTTTTTATcctatttcattaaattaaagatttaaataggtaatatttcaaatttaaattattttgtctattGGGATTTCAGttaactattaaactatactagTTATACTTACTCTGCattaaaaaacagaaaaatcaGATTGATgtgttggattttttttttaaataatttttatttgtagttttgATTATGTTTTAGAATTGAATAATTTGATCTTGTGtcatcataacaatatttttattaaattttaatcttattatattttattttttagatttgtaaagCTAATGAAGGGAATTGTATTGTTACAATTAATGGCTATTACGTTGAAATTATTCCCTGTACAATCATTGGAATTGCttggtacatttattttagaaatatcttaaaaaatctTCAAATTAGAAGTCCTTCTCATTGGTTGGTAAATGTGAAAAAGCCAGTTATAGAAAATATTGAAGAGTCATACCCTTTGACTGTAACAGTGTAATGTTATTGTGTATTGAACTAGGTATTCATTTGATCAAATAACATAactcagtggcggatccagaaGTCACCCAAGAGGGAGGGAATTTTCGAAGATTAAATTACCTTTTCCCTTCGTCCCCCCCCCTCTTTGTATCCTCCACTGAGCTAACTTCATTATTGCATAGAATGACATCACATTCCGAT
This is a stretch of genomic DNA from Acyrthosiphon pisum isolate AL4f chromosome A3, pea_aphid_22Mar2018_4r6ur, whole genome shotgun sequence. It encodes these proteins:
- the LOC100161783 gene encoding acetyl-coenzyme A transporter 1-like — its product is MLTIPKTVLEPGRTELATESFLIKPNLKGDWLNFFMLLLLYTMQGLPLGLSSAIPILLQSKKDTSYQDQALFSLVIWPFSLKLLWAPLLDSLYVRKIGKRKSWLIPVQYLIGTILLYLGNSIDILLPEKGKPNVMVLVYLFFITNFLSATQDIAVDGWALTMLKKNNVGYASTCNTSGQIIGVMIGSVFAILFTSEDFSNKYLRITSGVEGIVSMKTLLYIWGILFMLITTMIAIFKKEKDNTLEDGYVKLNISKTYSLLWDIMKLPSIRILAIALLTARIGFAATDSISTLKLIDAGVSKDDIMVINTAMYVVKMIIPLIIAKYTSGPKPLSLYLKVTPIRLLWNIVFIVLIYYTPKIITTNGIVNIPIYYYAILIFILSIQEVLSYMMFVAILAFFSRISDPRFGGTYMTLLNTLSNLGFVWPSTVALQLVDLLTSKECSFDSTNNCSTLDLQNICKANEGNCIVTINGYYVEIIPCTIIGIAWYIYFRNILKNLQIRSPSHWLVNVKKPVIENIEESYPLTVTV